A region from the Romeriopsis navalis LEGE 11480 genome encodes:
- a CDS encoding sigma-70 family RNA polymerase sigma factor — protein MRNLLDNSSPSPNTPWGDDDADIDGEQLLCHPDHIKRIERIARKQTRGSGLDWQDAAQSAQTKLLKAFRAGKFRQGDAAAFYRWASSVARFEIIDLVRKEKRQRCSSLDQTLSEGQTTWLELVADDFNALDSLVQNDLVEQAIAAIFELDAAQPDKCFLKLWQAKLTGKRQTDLATELGLTQSAISKRWKELIRKLTAHLGWLEPPTQIKAPAPSEARGRSQMSW, from the coding sequence GTGCGTAATCTTCTTGATAATTCATCACCTTCCCCCAATACCCCATGGGGCGACGATGATGCCGATATTGATGGTGAGCAATTATTGTGTCACCCGGATCATATAAAGCGCATCGAGCGCATCGCCCGAAAACAAACCCGAGGCAGCGGTCTCGACTGGCAGGATGCCGCCCAGTCAGCCCAAACCAAACTCTTAAAAGCCTTCCGGGCCGGGAAATTCCGGCAAGGGGATGCCGCCGCTTTTTATCGTTGGGCCAGCAGTGTTGCCCGGTTTGAGATCATTGACCTGGTGCGCAAAGAAAAACGGCAACGCTGCTCGAGCCTCGATCAAACCCTCTCCGAGGGGCAAACAACATGGCTGGAACTCGTGGCCGATGATTTTAATGCGCTGGATAGTTTGGTGCAGAACGATTTGGTGGAGCAGGCGATCGCCGCAATTTTTGAACTCGATGCCGCCCAGCCGGATAAATGCTTCCTCAAACTCTGGCAAGCCAAACTCACAGGCAAACGCCAAACGGATCTGGCCACCGAGTTAGGCCTGACCCAAAGCGCCATCTCCAAACGCTGGAAGGAGCTAATTCGGAAGCTCACAGCGCATCTCGGCTGGCTCGAACCACCAACGCAAATCAAGGCCCCCGCCCCTAGCGAAGCCCGTGGGAGATCGCAAATGTCATGGTAA
- a CDS encoding DUF1822 family protein, translating into MSTDLHHLKSTISHRHTPQPGEIWQLGDGLIGMIVREPSKRQADAPPEIGIMLLSAQVEFQSDIDILLPRHITGLRQDVIAQTWQVFAMLESALVQPIGFRLTRAIYDCLMDIGDQYHQLQPSSPNPADFGLGSKVSGTHQQATIQAFHQQQTTIAQSLTLALQQAQHQFYAVHATEQLVEAAALEAIELQPSTDLIDATQPGLLHLSQWLKAEVTAGWDMLTTLYQAPQFVPAMRGNPLTPNATTIAQWIGQLNPEHAALQQRQAAILLGDRLPTDAAQKPDAITALVQLLQTTADNETLWAAVESLWKIDPGNPAAGVRRVKLIDLGMQVAGATVALAVAIVPQGDIMAVLLQVYPSEQATALPENLQMTLLDDSAQVLRQITARQSDRYIQLKLTAEIGEQFSVRISLDEAGLTENFMM; encoded by the coding sequence ATGAGTACCGACCTACACCATCTCAAATCCACTATTAGCCACCGTCACACACCCCAACCGGGGGAAATTTGGCAACTGGGCGATGGCTTGATCGGCATGATTGTCCGTGAACCCAGCAAGCGTCAAGCTGATGCCCCACCGGAAATTGGCATCATGCTGTTATCAGCGCAAGTCGAGTTTCAAAGCGATATTGATATTTTGCTACCCCGGCACATCACCGGCTTAAGGCAGGATGTGATTGCCCAGACATGGCAGGTGTTTGCCATGCTTGAATCCGCATTAGTGCAACCGATCGGGTTCAGGCTCACACGCGCGATCTACGACTGTTTAATGGATATCGGTGATCAGTATCATCAACTCCAACCCAGTAGCCCGAATCCGGCCGATTTCGGCTTAGGGAGCAAGGTCAGCGGGACGCATCAACAAGCAACAATCCAAGCATTTCATCAGCAGCAAACCACGATCGCCCAGTCACTCACCCTTGCCTTACAACAGGCCCAGCATCAGTTCTATGCCGTTCACGCCACAGAACAGCTCGTCGAAGCGGCTGCCTTAGAAGCGATCGAACTCCAACCGTCAACGGACTTAATCGATGCAACCCAGCCAGGTTTGCTCCATCTGAGTCAATGGCTAAAAGCCGAGGTGACGGCGGGTTGGGATATGCTCACCACGCTTTATCAAGCACCACAATTTGTTCCCGCAATGCGCGGCAACCCCCTCACTCCAAATGCAACGACAATCGCCCAATGGATTGGCCAACTCAACCCCGAACATGCCGCATTACAGCAACGACAGGCAGCCATTTTGTTGGGCGATCGCTTGCCCACCGATGCCGCACAAAAGCCTGATGCCATCACCGCATTAGTCCAGCTACTCCAAACCACGGCGGATAATGAAACCCTCTGGGCCGCAGTCGAAAGCCTCTGGAAAATCGATCCCGGCAATCCAGCCGCGGGGGTACGGCGCGTGAAATTGATTGATCTCGGCATGCAGGTGGCAGGCGCAACGGTCGCATTAGCCGTCGCGATCGTCCCCCAAGGCGACATCATGGCAGTACTGCTCCAGGTCTATCCGAGCGAGCAAGCAACAGCATTGCCAGAAAACTTACAAATGACACTACTGGATGACTCCGCACAAGTCCTCCGCCAAATCACTGCCCGCCAATCGGATCGCTACATTCAGCTCAAACTCACCGCCGAAATCGGTGAGCAGTTTAGCGTCCGGATATCACTCGATGAAGCCGGTTTAACCGAGAACTTTATGATGTAA
- a CDS encoding pentapeptide repeat-containing protein, with amino-acid sequence MSPSPEFHRHNFARQNLQGQSFRGQDLTGADFTGANIRSSDFSEAILVGADFRQAKVGLSRRWMLLTLSAIILLAGVAGAGCGVAGVISMRLLHPIYLAQQSPLPGIATLLVLPAFMTGLVRWGLTGKLVTLSASVAGLLIIAQAILWATLGGDGLNIGQETAWRLAGAWAWALVGVVFGGLVITTSELLWPRHSRLLIGAWMSGLSLALIASWELGKKNAQIGSTVVSGLDAWPWMLLCALLLGGLSVYVGSRTRQEDDRFKAINHAAIFLCAIGGTKFRTADLTAANFQQVNLAQTDFSQAQLTRTNFHLAQKVNQARLEGTILQQPAIRKLVTTHRGERQNYRNHNLQGAYLANAALADADFTDANLQAADLSGADLNRANLTRVQLLDADLRSTHLTAACLEAWNINQTSQLSDIQCDFIYRLNHQQERAPSSGIFNPGEFTKLFQQTIDTVDLIIRNGVDWPSFNRTLQQLQIEQGDTELTVQSIEHKGDGLMVIKVAVAPETNKQQLDASFQATYATMRQALEAKHRAELAAKDAQIDLHRAHQQDLKQITQLLAASSSPASQTKPQPRPHCVMLKIGSGSLTDGFPVTLQISREGASPTIEITGSLPAAPALQQAYQTWATAYHQSLQANYRIHIPDTQITNISRQAFWQDCEAAAATLITEVNQWLNHKTFRPLKERLLEQLTPNDVIRFLVQTDDQQLRHLPLQTWDWFDRYPQAELALSTPSYQRIDPPQRDDSSMHILAILGDDQGIDVAQDRALLEQLPNATVQFLVKPDRQSLNDSLWEQHWDILFFAGHSRSQPPIDNTECGYLQINPQAQLSISQLRHGLRKAIAQGLQLAVFNSCDGLGIAANLADLDLPQMIVMREPVADLVAQDFLKHFLVDFADGKPLYQAVRSAREKLQGLEDRFPCASWLPVIYQNPAVATYSWNN; translated from the coding sequence ATGTCCCCATCTCCCGAGTTCCATCGGCACAACTTCGCTAGGCAAAATCTCCAAGGCCAATCGTTTCGTGGCCAGGATCTAACTGGCGCTGATTTTACCGGGGCCAATATTCGTAGCAGCGATTTCTCGGAGGCCATTTTGGTGGGGGCGGATTTTCGTCAAGCCAAGGTCGGGCTAAGTCGCCGCTGGATGTTGCTGACGCTCAGTGCAATTATCCTTTTAGCTGGCGTTGCAGGGGCTGGCTGCGGAGTCGCTGGCGTGATTAGTATGCGGCTGCTCCATCCGATCTATCTTGCCCAACAAAGTCCGTTACCAGGGATCGCCACCCTGCTGGTACTCCCAGCCTTTATGACCGGGTTAGTCCGCTGGGGATTAACCGGCAAACTGGTGACACTATCGGCCAGTGTTGCCGGGCTATTGATCATCGCCCAGGCAATCCTCTGGGCCACGCTGGGCGGTGATGGATTGAATATTGGCCAAGAAACCGCCTGGCGATTAGCGGGAGCCTGGGCTTGGGCATTAGTCGGCGTGGTCTTCGGCGGACTCGTCATAACCACCAGTGAATTATTGTGGCCTCGCCACTCACGGCTATTGATCGGCGCTTGGATGAGCGGCCTTAGTCTCGCCTTAATTGCCTCCTGGGAACTGGGCAAAAAAAATGCCCAAATTGGCTCCACCGTCGTTAGCGGCTTGGATGCCTGGCCTTGGATGTTGCTTTGCGCGTTGCTCCTTGGTGGTTTATCGGTATATGTGGGTTCGCGCACGCGCCAGGAAGACGATCGATTTAAAGCCATTAATCATGCCGCAATTTTTCTCTGCGCGATTGGAGGCACGAAGTTTCGCACGGCGGATTTGACAGCAGCGAATTTTCAACAGGTCAACTTAGCCCAAACCGATTTTTCCCAGGCGCAGCTCACCCGCACCAATTTTCACTTGGCGCAAAAGGTCAATCAAGCCCGACTTGAAGGCACAATTTTGCAGCAGCCAGCAATCCGCAAGTTAGTCACCACGCATCGGGGGGAGCGCCAAAATTATCGTAACCATAATCTGCAAGGGGCCTATCTGGCCAATGCGGCACTTGCCGATGCGGATTTCACCGATGCGAATTTGCAAGCGGCAGATTTATCCGGCGCTGACCTCAACCGGGCTAATTTAACCCGCGTCCAACTGCTAGACGCCGATTTACGATCGACCCACCTCACCGCCGCCTGTCTAGAAGCCTGGAATATCAATCAGACGAGCCAATTAAGTGATATTCAATGCGATTTTATCTACCGGCTAAATCATCAGCAAGAGCGGGCACCAAGCAGTGGAATTTTCAATCCAGGGGAATTCACCAAACTGTTTCAGCAGACAATCGATACGGTTGATTTAATCATTCGAAATGGCGTCGATTGGCCGAGTTTCAATCGCACCCTCCAGCAATTACAGATCGAACAAGGCGATACAGAATTAACCGTTCAAAGTATCGAGCACAAAGGCGATGGGTTGATGGTGATCAAAGTTGCCGTTGCCCCCGAAACTAACAAGCAGCAACTCGATGCATCCTTTCAAGCAACCTACGCCACGATGCGCCAAGCATTAGAAGCCAAACATCGAGCAGAACTCGCCGCGAAAGATGCCCAAATCGACCTGCACCGTGCCCATCAACAAGACCTCAAACAAATCACCCAATTACTAGCGGCATCGAGTAGCCCTGCCAGCCAAACAAAACCACAGCCGCGCCCTCACTGCGTTATGCTCAAAATTGGTAGTGGCAGTCTGACCGATGGCTTTCCCGTCACATTGCAAATTAGCCGTGAAGGGGCATCACCGACGATCGAAATCACGGGCAGTCTCCCCGCCGCACCAGCATTACAGCAAGCCTATCAGACCTGGGCAACAGCCTATCATCAGAGCCTCCAGGCTAACTACCGCATCCACATTCCCGATACACAAATCACCAACATCAGCCGTCAGGCATTTTGGCAAGACTGTGAAGCAGCCGCAGCGACCTTAATCACAGAAGTAAATCAATGGCTCAATCACAAGACATTTCGCCCCTTGAAAGAGCGCTTACTCGAACAGTTAACGCCGAACGATGTGATTCGGTTTTTGGTCCAAACCGATGATCAACAACTGCGCCATTTACCATTGCAGACGTGGGATTGGTTCGATCGTTATCCCCAAGCCGAGCTTGCACTCAGCACCCCGAGCTATCAGCGGATTGACCCGCCCCAGCGCGACGATTCATCGATGCACATACTAGCGATTTTGGGTGACGATCAGGGGATTGATGTGGCACAGGATCGCGCCTTACTAGAACAACTCCCCAATGCCACCGTGCAATTTCTGGTCAAACCCGATCGTCAATCATTAAATGACTCCCTCTGGGAACAGCATTGGGACATTCTATTTTTTGCGGGACATAGCCGCTCACAACCCCCGATCGACAATACCGAATGTGGCTATTTGCAAATTAATCCCCAGGCACAACTATCCATTAGTCAACTCCGGCATGGACTGCGTAAGGCAATTGCCCAAGGCTTACAGCTAGCAGTGTTTAATTCCTGCGATGGTCTCGGCATTGCCGCCAATCTAGCTGATTTAGATTTGCCCCAGATGATTGTGATGCGGGAACCGGTAGCCGATTTAGTGGCGCAAGATTTTTTGAAGCATTTTCTCGTCGATTTCGCTGACGGTAAGCCCCTATACCAGGCAGTTCGTAGCGCCAGGGAAAAGCTCCAAGGCTTAGAAGACCGATTTCCCTGTGCTAGTTGGTTGCCGGTGATTTATCAGAATCCAGCGGTTGCCACCTACTCCTGGAACAATTGA
- the recF gene encoding DNA replication/repair protein RecF (All proteins in this family for which functions are known are DNA-binding proteins that assist the filamentation of RecA onto DNA for the initiation of recombination or recombinational repair.) translates to MYLKSLHLSNFRNYAEQSVDFTSAKTILLGNNAQGKSNLLEAVELLSALKSHRTSRDRDFVLDGETAASIVGQLAKQSGNVELALTLRQSGRRSVSQNGLGMRRQLDFLGTLNMVQFSCLDLDLVRGGPDERRRWLDGLLVQLEPIYAYVLQQYVQVLKQRNALLKKMQKALLKRDRLALDAEAPPAMPSLQELALWDAQLAVAGVRVMRRRARAIARLAPIAEAWHRSISGNTETLTIRYLPNVPLETDVPERIQAAFLEKIEARTMAERYQGSSMVGPHRDEVDFTINGTPARQYGSQGQQRTLVLALKLAELKLIEEVIGEPPLLLLDDVLAELDLSRQNQLLEAIQDRFQTLITTTHLGSFDSQWLNSSQILYVDSGSLLTQEEWVEQF, encoded by the coding sequence ATGTATCTGAAGTCGCTGCATCTCTCAAATTTTCGAAACTACGCGGAGCAGTCGGTGGATTTTACGTCGGCGAAGACGATCCTGTTGGGGAATAATGCTCAGGGGAAGTCGAATCTGCTCGAAGCCGTGGAATTGCTTTCGGCATTAAAGTCCCATCGAACATCGCGCGATCGGGATTTTGTTCTCGATGGTGAAACCGCGGCGAGTATTGTGGGTCAATTAGCAAAGCAATCGGGGAATGTCGAGTTAGCCCTGACGCTTCGGCAAAGTGGGCGGCGATCGGTGTCTCAAAATGGGTTAGGCATGCGGCGGCAGTTGGATTTCCTAGGCACGCTGAATATGGTGCAGTTCTCTTGTCTGGACCTTGACTTGGTGCGGGGTGGACCGGATGAGCGGCGGCGCTGGTTGGATGGCTTGTTGGTGCAGTTGGAGCCGATTTATGCCTATGTCCTACAGCAGTATGTGCAGGTACTCAAGCAGCGCAATGCCCTATTAAAAAAAATGCAAAAGGCATTGCTGAAGCGCGATCGTTTAGCCTTGGATGCGGAAGCGCCGCCCGCGATGCCGAGTTTACAGGAATTAGCACTATGGGATGCTCAGCTAGCTGTGGCGGGGGTACGGGTGATGCGGCGGCGGGCGCGGGCGATTGCCCGATTAGCGCCAATCGCGGAAGCCTGGCATCGATCGATTAGCGGCAATACCGAGACATTGACGATTCGCTATTTGCCGAATGTCCCTTTGGAGACAGATGTGCCCGAGCGGATTCAAGCGGCATTTTTGGAAAAAATTGAGGCGCGGACGATGGCAGAGCGCTATCAGGGCAGCTCGATGGTCGGGCCGCACCGGGATGAGGTGGACTTTACGATTAATGGGACACCCGCAAGGCAATATGGGTCGCAGGGACAGCAGCGGACGTTGGTTTTAGCACTGAAGTTGGCGGAGTTAAAGTTGATTGAAGAAGTGATTGGCGAACCACCGCTGTTACTACTAGATGATGTGTTGGCAGAACTGGATCTCAGTCGGCAAAATCAATTACTCGAAGCGATTCAAGATCGGTTTCAAACGTTGATTACAACAACGCATTTAGGGTCGTTTGATTCCCAGTGGTTGAATTCGTCACAGATTTTGTATGTCGATAGTGGCTCATTGTTGACCCAGGAAGAATGGGTGGAGCAGTTTTGA
- a CDS encoding cation-translocating P-type ATPase, producing the protein MPANDLPVNSVSAQLSPTYDAVWQSQTVEQTVAALQTDLESGLSAQQVSDRQIKFGSNELEEKAGRGTWEIMIDQFKNIMLILLIAVAFISAALDLMNLLNGQVKPNDIPFKDTIAILAIVILNGVLGYLQESRAEKALAALKQLTSPRVRVTRAGKITEIDSKELVPGDVIQLEAGVQVAADGRLIEAANLQVRESALTGEAQAANKQPHKILTGDTALGDQVNLVFQGTEVVQGRGTVVVTNTGMQTELGKIATMLQDVENDPTPLQKRMDQLSQTLVTGSMTLVVIVVVGGIIFAGLDKWQQLVEVSLSMAVAVVPEGLPAVITVTLAIGTQRMVRRNALIRKLPAVETLGSVTNICSDKTGTLTQNKMVVQSLHTASSAVQISGEGYIPQGDFVVGGQPVNPQDYPEARALLLGCAMCNDSILQQDGQHWQILGDPTEGALVVAAAKANIERDQWKSKLPRVGEFPFTSERKRMSVIVQDVNGALRLESALPDVPYMMFMKGSPELVLERCSEIQQAHNAKPLTNAQRETILASNNELAGKGLRVLGFAYKPLQDVPPQDTEDSAEQGLVWLGLIDMLDAPRPEVKDAVVRCQSAGIRTMMITGDHQLTAQAIAQDLGIARAGEPVLVGRDLEKMDAQELEQQVQNVNVYARVAPEHKLRIVQALQNQDRIVAMTGDGVNDAPALKQANIGVAMGITGTDVSKEASDMVLLDDNFATIVAATEEGRVVYTNIRRFIKYILGSNIGEVLTIAATPLVLNGVFDVPLTPLQILWMNLVTDGLPALALAVEPAEPNVMDRAPNNPKESIFARGLGIYMVRIGIVLAILSVTLMWWSHGYTHANLTAADPNGDRWKTMVFTTLCLAQMGHAIAIRSNSQLTLTLNPLTNPYVWGSVILTSVLQLMLVYVEPLRNFFGTHYLNGTELAVCIGFSLLMFVWIEGEKLFTRKAQPAPRLAANDDWS; encoded by the coding sequence ATGCCTGCAAACGATTTACCGGTAAATTCTGTTTCGGCACAGTTGTCGCCGACCTATGACGCGGTTTGGCAAAGTCAAACGGTAGAACAGACCGTGGCCGCACTGCAAACGGATTTGGAATCGGGATTGTCGGCGCAACAGGTGAGCGATCGGCAGATCAAATTCGGGTCGAATGAGCTGGAAGAAAAAGCGGGTCGTGGGACATGGGAAATCATGATCGACCAGTTCAAGAACATCATGCTGATCTTGCTGATCGCCGTGGCGTTTATTTCCGCTGCACTGGACTTGATGAATTTGCTCAATGGCCAAGTCAAGCCAAATGATATTCCGTTCAAAGATACGATCGCGATTTTGGCGATTGTTATCCTCAATGGCGTACTGGGCTACTTGCAGGAAAGTCGGGCGGAAAAAGCGCTCGCCGCGCTGAAGCAATTGACCTCGCCACGGGTACGCGTGACGCGCGCGGGCAAAATTACTGAAATTGACTCGAAGGAATTGGTGCCGGGGGATGTGATTCAGCTCGAAGCTGGGGTGCAAGTCGCGGCGGATGGTCGCTTGATTGAAGCGGCAAACCTCCAGGTGCGCGAATCGGCCCTGACGGGGGAAGCCCAAGCGGCGAATAAACAGCCGCACAAAATTTTGACGGGTGATACGGCGCTGGGCGATCAGGTCAACTTGGTATTCCAAGGTACGGAAGTCGTCCAGGGGCGTGGCACCGTCGTGGTGACGAATACAGGTATGCAGACAGAGCTGGGCAAGATTGCCACGATGCTCCAGGATGTAGAAAATGACCCGACGCCGTTGCAGAAGCGGATGGACCAGTTGAGCCAAACTTTGGTGACGGGGTCGATGACGTTGGTGGTGATTGTCGTCGTCGGTGGAATTATCTTTGCCGGTTTGGATAAATGGCAACAGCTGGTAGAAGTGTCGCTGTCGATGGCAGTGGCGGTGGTGCCAGAAGGTTTACCGGCGGTGATTACGGTGACATTAGCGATCGGCACCCAGCGAATGGTGCGGCGCAATGCCCTGATTCGCAAACTGCCAGCGGTGGAAACCCTCGGTTCGGTGACCAATATTTGTTCCGATAAGACCGGCACGTTGACCCAGAACAAGATGGTGGTGCAGTCCTTGCATACCGCAAGTAGTGCGGTGCAGATTTCTGGTGAGGGCTATATCCCCCAAGGCGATTTTGTGGTGGGCGGGCAGCCGGTGAATCCTCAAGATTACCCGGAAGCACGGGCGCTATTGCTTGGTTGCGCTATGTGTAATGACTCAATCTTGCAGCAGGACGGTCAGCATTGGCAGATCTTGGGTGACCCAACGGAAGGGGCGCTGGTTGTGGCGGCGGCGAAGGCGAATATTGAACGTGACCAGTGGAAGAGTAAATTGCCGCGCGTCGGGGAGTTTCCGTTTACGTCGGAACGCAAACGGATGAGTGTAATTGTGCAAGATGTAAATGGGGCACTGCGATTGGAGTCAGCCCTGCCGGATGTGCCCTACATGATGTTTATGAAAGGGTCGCCGGAGTTGGTATTGGAACGCTGCAGCGAAATTCAGCAGGCCCACAATGCTAAGCCATTGACAAATGCCCAGCGGGAGACAATTCTGGCGTCGAATAATGAACTGGCGGGCAAAGGGCTGCGAGTTTTGGGATTTGCCTATAAGCCGTTGCAGGATGTGCCGCCTCAGGATACGGAGGACTCCGCAGAGCAAGGTCTGGTTTGGTTGGGGTTGATTGATATGCTGGATGCGCCGCGTCCCGAGGTGAAAGATGCGGTGGTTCGCTGTCAGTCGGCGGGGATTCGGACGATGATGATTACGGGTGATCATCAGTTGACGGCCCAGGCGATCGCGCAAGACTTAGGGATTGCCCGAGCGGGTGAACCGGTGCTGGTCGGGCGTGATTTAGAAAAAATGGATGCGCAGGAGCTGGAACAACAAGTCCAGAATGTGAATGTCTATGCGCGGGTGGCCCCAGAGCATAAGCTGCGGATTGTCCAGGCATTGCAGAATCAAGACCGGATTGTGGCGATGACTGGTGATGGGGTGAATGATGCGCCCGCACTGAAGCAGGCTAATATTGGTGTGGCGATGGGGATCACGGGCACCGATGTCAGTAAGGAAGCGAGTGACATGGTGTTACTGGACGACAACTTTGCAACGATCGTCGCGGCAACGGAGGAAGGCCGAGTCGTCTATACGAATATTCGCCGGTTTATTAAGTATATTTTGGGCTCGAATATTGGTGAAGTGCTGACGATCGCTGCGACACCTTTAGTGTTGAACGGTGTGTTTGATGTGCCGTTGACACCGTTGCAAATTTTGTGGATGAATTTGGTTACGGATGGTTTGCCGGCTTTGGCTTTAGCCGTGGAACCAGCGGAGCCGAATGTGATGGACCGGGCGCCAAATAATCCGAAGGAAAGTATCTTTGCGCGGGGGTTGGGCATATATATGGTGCGGATCGGAATTGTCTTGGCAATTCTGTCGGTGACGCTGATGTGGTGGTCACATGGTTATACCCATGCGAATTTGACGGCGGCGGACCCGAATGGCGATCGTTGGAAGACGATGGTATTTACCACGTTATGTCTGGCGCAGATGGGACATGCGATTGCGATTCGATCGAACAGTCAATTAACCCTGACGCTAAATCCGCTGACGAATCCCTATGTTTGGGGTTCGGTGATTTTGACTTCGGTATTGCAGTTGATGTTGGTTTACGTAGAGCCGTTGCGGAATTTCTTTGGGACGCACTATTTGAATGGAACGGAGTTGGCAGTTTGTATTGGTTTCAGTCTGCTGATGTTTGTTTGGATTGAAGGGGAGAAGTTGTTCACACGTAAGGCACAGCCGGCACCGCGGTTGGCCGCGAATGATGATTGGTCCTAG
- the proB gene encoding glutamate 5-kinase produces MSGTIVIKIGTSSLTQPATGNLALSTIAGLVEVTSKLRHKGYSVILVSSGAVGVGCGRLHLAERPTELAMKQAVAAVGQGRLMRIYDDMFTTLQQPIAQVLLTRFDLVERSRYMNVFRTFEALLNLNVVPIVNENDTVAVHELKFGDNDTLSARVASLVDADWLFLMTDVDQLYSADPRSNPAAYAIDRVENIDQLTADVASAGTQWGTGGMLTKIEAAKIATAAGVRTVIANGRNATNILDVIAGTGISTVFEPQPRPFNARQRWLAHGLVPAGQLYLDDGAVRAVRDRGKSLLPAGIVEIDGEFESQAAVKLCDRQGAEIARGLVNYSSADLQQILGQKTDAIPGILGYAGTETIVHRDNLVLSSTA; encoded by the coding sequence ATGTCAGGCACGATCGTCATTAAAATTGGTACCTCGAGTTTGACCCAGCCGGCGACGGGGAACTTGGCCCTCTCGACGATCGCTGGTTTGGTCGAAGTGACGAGTAAATTACGGCACAAAGGCTATTCCGTGATTTTGGTGTCCTCAGGGGCGGTTGGTGTGGGCTGTGGGCGTCTACATTTGGCCGAACGACCGACAGAGCTGGCAATGAAGCAAGCGGTGGCGGCGGTGGGGCAAGGTCGCTTGATGCGGATTTATGATGATATGTTTACGACATTGCAGCAGCCGATCGCCCAGGTTTTACTAACGCGCTTTGATTTGGTTGAGCGATCGCGTTATATGAATGTTTTTCGTACCTTTGAGGCGCTGCTGAACTTAAACGTCGTGCCAATTGTGAACGAGAACGATACGGTCGCGGTGCATGAGCTGAAGTTTGGGGATAACGATACGCTCTCGGCAAGGGTGGCGAGTTTGGTCGATGCGGATTGGTTATTTTTAATGACGGATGTGGACCAGCTCTATTCGGCGGACCCACGCAGTAATCCGGCGGCCTATGCGATCGATCGCGTGGAAAATATTGATCAACTCACGGCCGATGTGGCGAGTGCCGGCACCCAATGGGGCACGGGCGGCATGCTAACCAAGATTGAAGCGGCGAAGATCGCGACAGCAGCGGGGGTGCGGACGGTGATTGCGAATGGGCGCAATGCCACGAATATTTTGGATGTGATTGCGGGTACGGGCATCAGTACGGTGTTTGAGCCGCAGCCCCGTCCGTTTAATGCCCGTCAGCGCTGGTTGGCCCATGGGCTGGTGCCCGCCGGTCAGCTGTACCTCGATGATGGCGCGGTGCGGGCGGTCCGCGATCGCGGTAAGTCGCTACTGCCGGCGGGGATTGTCGAGATTGATGGCGAGTTTGAGAGCCAGGCGGCGGTGAAGTTGTGCGATCGTCAAGGAGCAGAAATTGCGCGGGGCTTGGTCAACTACAGTAGTGCTGACCTGCAACAGATTTTGGGGCAAAAAACTGACGCAATTCCTGGAATTCTGGGCTATGCCGGGACGGAAACGATTGTTCATCGCGATAATCTGGTGCTCAGTTCGACGGCTTAA
- a CDS encoding helix-turn-helix transcriptional regulator — MKSSSLRDQNHLDNAKAHDQFSLLEIVLETLLDAVVIVNSDGEILRANAKAIKLCDRLLVEESKQSDVRYRSEHQLPIVIRSILAALLESQVLFPEQRVLPEFEVYLDDGTPLRIRGQLLDIPRSDTDVPYSLITIENRQESLHSVAIGDAQRFGFTPRETEVWHLRLLGHSYREISTMLFITENTVRKHVKSVLAKRRVELDD; from the coding sequence TTGAAATCATCGTCTCTGCGTGATCAAAATCACTTGGATAATGCTAAGGCTCATGATCAATTTTCATTACTAGAAATTGTTCTAGAAACGCTGCTTGATGCAGTTGTGATTGTGAATTCGGATGGTGAAATATTGCGTGCGAATGCGAAGGCGATCAAGTTGTGCGATCGGCTTTTAGTCGAAGAATCGAAGCAATCTGATGTGCGATATCGCTCGGAACATCAGTTGCCGATCGTCATCCGGTCAATTTTGGCGGCATTACTCGAAAGTCAGGTGTTATTCCCGGAGCAGCGAGTTTTGCCAGAGTTTGAGGTGTATTTGGACGATGGGACGCCGCTGCGGATTCGCGGTCAATTGCTCGATATTCCCCGCTCGGATACGGATGTGCCCTATAGCTTAATCACGATTGAAAATCGTCAGGAGTCCTTGCATAGCGTGGCGATCGGGGATGCCCAGCGATTTGGGTTTACGCCCCGTGAAACGGAAGTCTGGCATTTACGTTTACTTGGGCATTCCTACCGAGAAATTTCGACGATGTTATTCATCACTGAAAATACAGTACGGAAGCATGTAAAAAGTGTGCTGGCTAAGCGTCGGGTTGAGCTAGATGACTGA